From Homo sapiens chromosome 6, GRCh38.p14 Primary Assembly, the proteins below share one genomic window:
- the MDFI gene encoding myoD family inhibitor isoform X1, translating into MYQVSGQRPSGCDAPYGAPSAAPGPAQTLSLLPGLEVVTGSTHPAEAAPEEGSLEEAATPMPQGNGPGIPQGLDSTDLDVPTEAVTCQPQGNPLGCTPLLPNDSGHPSELGGTRRAGNGALGGPKAHRKLQTHPSLASQGSKKSKSSSKSTTSQIPLQAQEDCCVHCILSCLFCEFLTLCNIVLDCATCGSCSSEDSCLCCCCCGSGECADCDLPCDLDCGILDACCESADCLEICMECCGLCFSS; encoded by the exons CCCAGACCCTATCCCTCCTTCCTGGGCTGGAGGTAGTAACAGGATCCACTCACCCTGCGGAGGCAGCACCAGAGgagggctccctggaggaggcGGCAACCCCCATGCCCCAAGGCAATGGCCCTGGCATCCCCCAGGGCCTGGACAGCACTGACCTCGACGTCCCCACAGAAGCTGTGACAT GCCAGCCTCAGGGGAACCCCTTGGGCTGCACCCCACTTCTGCCGAATGACTCTGGCCACCCCTCAGAGCTGGGCGGCACCAGACGGGCGGGGAATGGTGCCCTGGGTGGCCCCAAGGCCCACCGGAAGTTGCAGACACACCCATCTCTCGCCAGCCAGGGCAGCAAGAAGAGTAAGAGCAGCAGCAAATCCACCACCTCCCAGATCCCCCTCCAGGCACAGGAAG ACTGCTGTGTCCACTGCATCCTGTCCTGCCTGTTCTGCGAGTTCCTGACGCTGTGCAACATCGTCCTGGACTGCGCCACCTGTGGCTCCTGCAGCTCGGAGGACTCgtgcctctgctgctgctgctgtggctcTGGCGAGTGTGCCGACTGCGACCTGCCCTGCGACCTGGACTGCGGCATCCTGGATGCCTGCTGCGAGTCCGCGGACTGCCTGGAGATCTGCATGGAGTGCTGTGGGCTCTGCTTCTCCTCCTGA
- the MDFI gene encoding myoD family inhibitor isoform X2, which translates to MEPPAQPRAQTLSLLPGLEVVTGSTHPAEAAPEEGSLEEAATPMPQGNGPGIPQGLDSTDLDVPTEAVTCQPQGNPLGCTPLLPNDSGHPSELGGTRRAGNGALGGPKAHRKLQTHPSLASQGSKKSKSSSKSTTSQIPLQAQEDCCVHCILSCLFCEFLTLCNIVLDCATCGSCSSEDSCLCCCCCGSGECADCDLPCDLDCGILDACCESADCLEICMECCGLCFSS; encoded by the exons ACCCTATCCCTCCTTCCTGGGCTGGAGGTAGTAACAGGATCCACTCACCCTGCGGAGGCAGCACCAGAGgagggctccctggaggaggcGGCAACCCCCATGCCCCAAGGCAATGGCCCTGGCATCCCCCAGGGCCTGGACAGCACTGACCTCGACGTCCCCACAGAAGCTGTGACAT GCCAGCCTCAGGGGAACCCCTTGGGCTGCACCCCACTTCTGCCGAATGACTCTGGCCACCCCTCAGAGCTGGGCGGCACCAGACGGGCGGGGAATGGTGCCCTGGGTGGCCCCAAGGCCCACCGGAAGTTGCAGACACACCCATCTCTCGCCAGCCAGGGCAGCAAGAAGAGTAAGAGCAGCAGCAAATCCACCACCTCCCAGATCCCCCTCCAGGCACAGGAAG ACTGCTGTGTCCACTGCATCCTGTCCTGCCTGTTCTGCGAGTTCCTGACGCTGTGCAACATCGTCCTGGACTGCGCCACCTGTGGCTCCTGCAGCTCGGAGGACTCgtgcctctgctgctgctgctgtggctcTGGCGAGTGTGCCGACTGCGACCTGCCCTGCGACCTGGACTGCGGCATCCTGGATGCCTGCTGCGAGTCCGCGGACTGCCTGGAGATCTGCATGGAGTGCTGTGGGCTCTGCTTCTCCTCCTGA
- the MDFI gene encoding myoD family inhibitor isoform X3 — MPQGNGPGIPQGLDSTDLDVPTEAVTCQPQGNPLGCTPLLPNDSGHPSELGGTRRAGNGALGGPKAHRKLQTHPSLASQGSKKSKSSSKSTTSQIPLQAQEDCCVHCILSCLFCEFLTLCNIVLDCATCGSCSSEDSCLCCCCCGSGECADCDLPCDLDCGILDACCESADCLEICMECCGLCFSS; from the exons ATGCCCCAAGGCAATGGCCCTGGCATCCCCCAGGGCCTGGACAGCACTGACCTCGACGTCCCCACAGAAGCTGTGACAT GCCAGCCTCAGGGGAACCCCTTGGGCTGCACCCCACTTCTGCCGAATGACTCTGGCCACCCCTCAGAGCTGGGCGGCACCAGACGGGCGGGGAATGGTGCCCTGGGTGGCCCCAAGGCCCACCGGAAGTTGCAGACACACCCATCTCTCGCCAGCCAGGGCAGCAAGAAGAGTAAGAGCAGCAGCAAATCCACCACCTCCCAGATCCCCCTCCAGGCACAGGAAG ACTGCTGTGTCCACTGCATCCTGTCCTGCCTGTTCTGCGAGTTCCTGACGCTGTGCAACATCGTCCTGGACTGCGCCACCTGTGGCTCCTGCAGCTCGGAGGACTCgtgcctctgctgctgctgctgtggctcTGGCGAGTGTGCCGACTGCGACCTGCCCTGCGACCTGGACTGCGGCATCCTGGATGCCTGCTGCGAGTCCGCGGACTGCCTGGAGATCTGCATGGAGTGCTGTGGGCTCTGCTTCTCCTCCTGA